ACCGGGACCAGCCGGGCGACAGCACGATCAAGGCCGCGGTCGCCAGCACGGACAGCGCGAATCCGATGTCCAGGGCCAACTCCGGGCAACAGGCGAGCAGTCCGACGACCGCGGCGCACAGCGCCGGCAGCGCCTGCTTGCGTCGCCCCATCGCGGTGGCGAGGACCGCGATCGCCCCCATCAGCGCCGCCCGCAGCACCGAGGGCGACGGCCGGGCCAGGATCACGAACGCCAGCAACGCGACAGCCGAGATCACGATGCCCAGCCGCCGGTCGACGGTGAACCGCTCCACCGACCTCGACACCGCCATCAGGATGATCGTGACGTTGGTACCGGATACCGCGACCAGATGCGTCAGGTCGGTCTCCCGGAAGTTCTCCCGCACCCGATCGGGCAATCGCGAGATGTCGCCGTCCACCAGCCCGGGTAGCAGGCCCGCGGCGTCGGCGGGCAGCGCCCGCGCCGCCGATGCCGCCAGCCGGCCGCGGATGGCGCCTGCCACCCGTTGCCACCAGGGCGCCGGGGCGACCGCGGTGGGCGGTCCCTGCGCGCGCAGCACCGCGACGGTCAGGTCGTGCCGCCACGGATGTTCCAGTCGGGCACGGAATTTCACCTCCTGACCCGGCAGCAGCGCCGACCAGCCCCCGGCCGGCGCCAGCACGAGTACCGTGCCACCCACCCGCACCGGATCCGGGCCGAGCCGGTACTCGCGCAATTCGGCCCGGATCATCCACTGCCGGGCGCCGAACGGCCTGGCGGGCAACGGTTTCGGATCGTCGGCCGGGACCGCGACCGCGGTGAGCCGGGTGCCCTCGTCGAGGTGACGCAGCGGGTGCGCCGCGGCCCGCGCCTCGTGCCGGGCGCCCGCCAGCGCGAAACCCGCGGCGGTCAGCACCGCGGCCAGCAGCACCGAGGCGATCGCCCGCCGGCGACCGCGGCGGAACAGCCATCCGGCCGTGGCGACGGCG
This DNA window, taken from Nocardia sp. BMG111209, encodes the following:
- a CDS encoding ComEC/Rec2 family competence protein; protein product: MTPDRSGGNDREPVTPPLDARLVLPAIAGWAATLIAIVAGAHTGLLLAAGLAITAVATAGWLFRRGRRRAIASVLLAAVLTAAGFALAGARHEARAAAHPLRHLDEGTRLTAVAVPADDPKPLPARPFGARQWMIRAELREYRLGPDPVRVGGTVLVLAPAGGWSALLPGQEVKFRARLEHPWRHDLTVAVLRAQGPPTAVAPAPWWQRVAGAIRGRLAASAARALPADAAGLLPGLVDGDISRLPDRVRENFRETDLTHLVAVSGTNVTIILMAVSRSVERFTVDRRLGIVISAVALLAFVILARPSPSVLRAALMGAIAVLATAMGRRKQALPALCAAVVGLLACCPELALDIGFALSVLATAALIVLSPGWSRWLERHGWPHRLAEAFAIAAAAFLVTTPLLAALTGHVGLLAVLVNVLVEPAIAPITILGTLAAVVACVCPPLADILLRLTILPLRWLLSVSEHGASLGISLPVPDGVTGGAVTAAVAASLVAVLVRLSHRAPAARGPDRDPGG